The Hypnocyclicus thermotrophus nucleotide sequence GTTAGAAATGAATTAGAAAGAAGAGCAACAGGTAAAAACATGCTAATGACAGCTAGGAAAGAACCGGATGCGATAGAAATAATTAGTGGATATTTTGATTATCATACGACAGGGGGGCCGCTTTCTTTTGTAATAAAAAATAAAGATCAAAAATCAAAAGATTATTCACAATTAAAAAATTGGATGAGACCAGGACATGCAGATTATACAGGAAATGTAAAATATAGAGGATTTAATGATTATAGAGGTGGGGGCCATTTTTCAGCTAGAATTACAACTCCTTTTGTTGTAGCTGGTGCTATTGCAAAACAAATTCTTGCAAAAGAAAATATTTATATTGGTTCACATATAAAAAGTATAGCAAATATAGAAGATAGAGATTTTGAAGAAAAAGATTTAAATAAAAATATATTTGGTGAATTAGCCAAAGAACAGCTATGTGTATTAAATAAAGAAGTAGCTAATAAAATGAGAGATGAAATATTACAAGCAAGAGAAGAACTTGATTCAGTAGGTGGAATAGTAGAAACTGCGATTATAAACCTTCCTGCTGGAGTTGGAGAACCATTTTTTGAATCAATAGAGAGTAAACTTGCTAGTATGATATTTTCAGTACCGGCAGTAAAAGGTATAGAATTCGGAAAAGGATTTGGAATTACTAGACTTAGAGGCTCTGAAGCAAATGATGAGTATTATTATGATAAAAATGGTAATGTAAAAACAAAAACAAATAATAATGCAGGTATACTCGGTGGGATATCTAATGGTATGCCTATAGTATTTAAAACAGCATTAAAACCAACAGCTTCTATTTCTAAACCTCAAAAAAGTATAAATATAGAAACAAAAAAAGAGGAAGAGTTTGCTATAACAGGAAGACATGACCCATGTATAGTTCCTAGAGCAGTAGTAATATTAGAGTCAGCAGCAGCTCTTACAATTCTAGATATGTTAATAGAAAGTAGGAGATATAATGGATTTAAATAAACTTCGTAATGAAATAGATGAAATTGATAAAAAAATAGTAGAACTTATCGAAAGAAGATATGAAATAGCAATAGATATAGCTAAATATAAAGAAAAAAATAATATTCCTATATATAATGAGATTAGAGAAAAAGAAGT carries:
- the aroC gene encoding chorismate synthase — protein: MSATWGENIKLTIFGESHGPGVGIVIDGLPPGLQIDMEFVRNELERRATGKNMLMTARKEPDAIEIISGYFDYHTTGGPLSFVIKNKDQKSKDYSQLKNWMRPGHADYTGNVKYRGFNDYRGGGHFSARITTPFVVAGAIAKQILAKENIYIGSHIKSIANIEDRDFEEKDLNKNIFGELAKEQLCVLNKEVANKMRDEILQAREELDSVGGIVETAIINLPAGVGEPFFESIESKLASMIFSVPAVKGIEFGKGFGITRLRGSEANDEYYYDKNGNVKTKTNNNAGILGGISNGMPIVFKTALKPTASISKPQKSINIETKKEEEFAITGRHDPCIVPRAVVILESAAALTILDMLIESRRYNGFK